A window from Malacoplasma iowae encodes these proteins:
- a CDS encoding P-loop NTPase family protein, which translates to MNNNFNNNNPNKPNNYQGHNFTNRNSNQGPNFHNHDNNYANNVNSMNSEYIENDYQLNNQQAPIDYDQINRFSYQGHYDNNQNYYNNNDSYNQYNENDFSRFSYNNNNQQENFYNTNGNQSFVSYDNNVNRTPIINKDPLDYVKKNGMSGIDYYGSIPDEKRYDMYLYTLAELNEMEISVENTTKKFYMGKMYYKLTDEYLNYLSKIQNGDYTNQENTLTSHGKELDNNLTKKEQEIDYELNFDNPVESNENLSNQELEKSNLVSKKEKVNKNTNNYENNIDEDEDEDEELNNLVIEDDVEFDQKLLTGPDIQIDENIYLNEDEINGTTNVDGDIPENDSSNLENLINDHTQILLNQNKNLDTDLEYKIYSLSFNKNEKRKDLGKLDNITFDIYPKDRIMVLSSDKSKTSTTLIDVLSRRHEKQSGYVYFNIKRKQKWVDMYSKEFKQYDLDMVNKKSDVLYQLESPDYFSYGSEKKDTPLSLFKKVFYAIDVLVSESLFYKLIEIFDFKPLIKKHISQLSDTEKRIFVLICDILIGKHVLIIPLTEFKLEINKKIEFFSLLNNMNKNKSTIIIFSSWDILDAKIFANRVLCLDEGKMILDKKINDILKIHNSLDKFLLDYLQTNNRNKRRQELLKKDDDDDDEVIYED; encoded by the coding sequence ATGAATAACAATTTCAATAATAATAATCCTAATAAGCCAAACAATTATCAAGGTCATAATTTCACTAATAGAAATTCTAATCAAGGACCTAATTTTCATAATCATGACAACAATTATGCAAATAATGTAAATAGTATGAATTCTGAATATATTGAAAATGATTATCAATTAAACAATCAACAAGCTCCTATTGACTATGACCAAATTAATAGATTTAGTTATCAAGGACACTATGATAATAATCAAAATTATTACAATAATAATGATTCATATAATCAATACAACGAAAATGATTTTAGTAGATTTAGCTACAACAATAATAATCAACAAGAAAATTTCTACAACACAAATGGTAATCAATCATTTGTAAGCTATGATAATAATGTAAATAGAACACCAATCATTAACAAAGATCCTTTAGATTATGTTAAAAAAAATGGAATGTCTGGAATAGATTATTATGGTAGTATTCCAGATGAAAAAAGATATGATATGTATCTATATACTTTAGCTGAATTAAATGAAATGGAAATCAGTGTAGAAAATACAACTAAAAAATTTTATATGGGCAAAATGTATTACAAACTAACTGATGAGTATTTAAATTATTTAAGCAAAATTCAAAATGGTGATTATACAAATCAAGAAAATACATTAACTTCACATGGAAAAGAATTAGATAATAATCTAACTAAAAAAGAACAAGAAATAGATTATGAATTAAATTTTGATAACCCTGTTGAATCAAATGAAAATTTAAGTAATCAAGAATTAGAAAAAAGTAATCTTGTTTCAAAAAAAGAAAAAGTAAATAAAAATACCAATAATTATGAAAATAATATTGATGAAGATGAAGACGAAGATGAAGAACTTAATAATTTAGTAATTGAAGATGATGTTGAATTTGATCAAAAATTATTAACTGGACCTGATATTCAAATAGATGAAAACATATATCTTAATGAAGATGAAATAAATGGAACAACTAATGTTGATGGTGATATTCCAGAAAATGATAGTTCTAATTTGGAAAACTTAATTAATGATCACACACAAATACTATTAAATCAAAATAAAAATCTTGACACTGATTTGGAATATAAAATATATAGTTTATCTTTCAATAAAAACGAAAAAAGAAAAGACTTAGGTAAACTTGATAACATCACTTTTGATATTTATCCAAAAGATAGAATTATGGTATTAAGTTCTGATAAAAGTAAAACATCAACTACTTTGATTGATGTTTTAAGCAGACGTCACGAAAAACAAAGTGGGTATGTATATTTCAATATAAAAAGAAAACAAAAATGAGTTGATATGTACTCTAAAGAATTTAAACAATATGATTTGGATATGGTTAACAAAAAAAGTGATGTTTTATATCAACTAGAAAGTCCAGATTATTTTTCATATGGAAGTGAGAAAAAAGATACTCCATTATCATTATTTAAAAAAGTTTTCTATGCAATAGATGTTTTAGTTTCAGAATCACTATTTTATAAACTTATTGAAATATTTGATTTTAAACCACTGATCAAAAAACACATTAGTCAACTTAGTGATACAGAGAAAAGAATATTTGTTTTAATATGTGATATTCTTATTGGAAAACATGTACTTATTATTCCATTAACTGAATTCAAATTGGAAATTAATAAAAAAATTGAGTTTTTCTCTTTATTAAATAATATGAATAAAAATAAGTCTACAATTATTATTTTTAGTTCGTGAGATATTCTTGATGCAAAGATTTTTGCTAATAGGGTTTTATGTTTAGATGAAGGAAAAATGATATTAGATAAAAAAATTAATGATATTTTAAAAATTCACAATTCACTTGATAAATTCTTATTAGATTATTTACAAACCAACAATAGAAATAAAAGAAGACAAGAATTGTTAAAAAAAGATGATGATGACGATGATGAAGTAATATATGAAGATTAA
- a CDS encoding glucose-6-phosphate isomerase, with the protein MIKINLESCLESKEKAEKVLNSYQSKIETIHKSITNRKCAGHEMLGWLDYPFNFDKNEMSELIKLSKTWYSNKEIKNIVVLGIGGSYIGVKAAIDMCLPPFNRDKNIIFVYNLSSTYITSLIKKLEKEDFYLIVISKSGTTLETAVAFRIFYEILYNKHASASAKDRVVCITDKENGKLRHLVNKYGFKSFCIPANVGGRFSAITPVGLFAMGVMGLDVNKILEGCRKALQDTDTTNLKNNTAYQYAILRHYFYSKKEKTVEVFCTYEPQMFYFSEHWKQLMGESEGKEGKALYPSNCLFTTDLHSVGQFLQQGTKCFFETVLHVKNPMLDTTIESFMNDEDGLDFINGKTVNYINRVAASSTVDAHHIDGGVDVIQLEIQKTDEYNFGYLYSWFSKAVAVSGLLLKINPFDQPGVEAYKQRMFATLRSSKKSGKNK; encoded by the coding sequence ATGATAAAAATAAATTTAGAAAGTTGCCTTGAATCAAAAGAGAAGGCTGAAAAAGTATTGAATAGTTATCAATCAAAAATTGAAACTATTCATAAAAGTATTACTAATAGAAAATGTGCTGGACATGAGATGTTAGGTTGACTTGATTATCCATTTAATTTTGATAAAAACGAAATGAGTGAATTAATCAAATTATCAAAGACATGATATTCAAACAAAGAAATTAAAAACATTGTTGTTTTAGGAATTGGGGGATCTTATATAGGGGTTAAAGCAGCAATTGATATGTGTCTGCCACCTTTTAATAGAGATAAAAACATTATCTTTGTTTACAACTTATCATCAACATATATCACATCTTTAATAAAAAAACTTGAAAAAGAAGATTTCTATTTAATTGTTATATCAAAATCTGGTACTACACTTGAAACAGCTGTTGCATTTAGAATTTTTTATGAAATTCTTTATAACAAACATGCTTCAGCTTCAGCAAAAGATAGAGTAGTTTGTATAACAGATAAAGAAAATGGTAAATTAAGACATTTAGTAAACAAATATGGTTTTAAATCATTCTGTATACCAGCTAATGTTGGAGGAAGATTTTCAGCTATTACACCAGTTGGATTATTTGCTATGGGAGTAATGGGTCTTGATGTTAACAAAATTCTTGAAGGATGTAGAAAGGCTTTACAAGATACAGACACTACAAATTTAAAAAATAATACTGCTTATCAATATGCAATATTAAGACACTATTTTTATTCTAAAAAAGAGAAAACTGTTGAAGTTTTTTGTACTTATGAACCACAAATGTTTTATTTCAGTGAACACTGAAAACAATTAATGGGTGAATCAGAAGGTAAGGAAGGAAAGGCTCTTTACCCATCAAATTGTTTATTTACAACTGACCTACATTCTGTTGGGCAATTTTTACAACAAGGAACAAAATGTTTTTTTGAAACTGTTCTTCATGTTAAAAATCCAATGCTTGATACAACTATTGAATCGTTTATGAATGATGAAGATGGTTTAGATTTTATTAATGGTAAAACTGTGAACTATATTAATAGAGTCGCTGCTTCAAGTACTGTTGATGCTCACCATATTGATGGTGGAGTTGATGTTATCCAATTAGAAATCCAAAAAACTGATGAATATAATTTTGGATATTTATATTCTTGATTCTCAAAAGCTGTTGCTGTTAGTGGTCTTTTATTAAAAATTAATCCATTTGATCAACCTGGTGTTGAAGCATATAAACAAAGAATGTTTGCTACTTTAAGAAGCAGTAAAAAAAGTGGTAAAAATAAATAA
- a CDS encoding L-threonylcarbamoyladenylate synthase codes for MVKYNPNDLKAIVFELKNNKTLIAPTDTVYGVLSIDKTNIYKIKKRDRSKKIVLFIPNLTYVKNINENFIKLAKAFWPGKLTLIKNKISYRVPNNKFVLDLLPKTGPLFCSSANISGKPTINSYEEAIVNFKDNKSDIIFLESDFSNNSPSTIYDVDKDKILREGEISYEQITRVIKQ; via the coding sequence ATGGTCAAATATAATCCCAATGATTTAAAAGCTATTGTTTTTGAACTCAAAAATAATAAAACATTAATCGCTCCAACAGATACTGTTTATGGCGTTTTAAGTATTGATAAAACAAATATTTATAAAATAAAAAAAAGAGATAGAAGTAAAAAAATTGTATTATTTATTCCAAACCTTACATATGTTAAAAATATCAATGAAAATTTTATAAAATTAGCTAAAGCATTTTGACCTGGAAAATTAACTTTAATAAAAAATAAAATTTCATATAGAGTTCCAAACAATAAATTCGTTTTAGACCTTTTGCCAAAAACTGGACCACTATTTTGTTCAAGTGCCAATATAAGTGGAAAACCTACAATCAACAGTTATGAAGAAGCAATTGTTAATTTTAAAGATAATAAAAGTGATATTATTTTTTTGGAGAGTGATTTTTCAAATAATTCACCATCAACAATATATGATGTTGATAAAGATAAAATTTTAAGAGAGGGAGAAATAAGTTATGAGCAAATCACAAGAGTCATTAAGCAATAA
- a CDS encoding GNAT family N-acetyltransferase, whose protein sequence is MNRHFEFVKAQIQCKESIFNILDKAKKFQKINNINQWNDDYPKIDHVINDINNGKAYVMKLSGMVAATVSLSFINIDTLKNQNDNNSMMINRLAVDVDLNIRGLGSKIMTFIEEIAIEKGAEYLVASTHKTNYIMQKLFAKCDFLFSKTHTDKFSSGEYLYFVKKL, encoded by the coding sequence ATGAATAGACATTTTGAATTTGTAAAAGCTCAAATTCAATGTAAAGAATCTATATTTAATATTCTAGACAAGGCAAAAAAATTTCAAAAGATTAATAATATAAATCAATGAAATGATGATTATCCTAAAATTGATCATGTTATTAATGATATAAATAATGGTAAAGCATATGTTATGAAACTTAGTGGTATGGTTGCAGCAACTGTATCACTTAGTTTTATTAATATAGACACATTAAAAAATCAAAATGACAACAATTCTATGATGATTAATCGTCTAGCAGTAGATGTGGATTTAAACATAAGAGGTTTGGGCTCTAAAATTATGACTTTTATCGAAGAAATAGCAATTGAAAAAGGAGCAGAATATTTAGTTGCTTCAACTCATAAAACAAACTACATAATGCAAAAACTTTTTGCTAAATGTGATTTTCTATTTAGTAAAACACACACTGATAAATTTTCTTCTGGAGAGTATTTATATTTTGTAAAAAAATTGTAG
- a CDS encoding Cof-type HAD-IIB family hydrolase → MENKKIIFFDLDGTLLNSESQIIKENILEINKIRNKGFFVSIATGRSLGMTIDIVKQLSINVPVVLANGNFIYNPISNNTTILSKPLHKKVKKFYLKYVVKNKGSFAWFTKEKDYFYSSTAKKQKDELLDLSDKIENLSQLSFGEVKKKFFKDDVYHMSIQEKNNLEETRKVFYKLQEKNLCKITIASGSFIDADDLSVNKFAGLKKVLDDLKITDLNNVYCFGDSNNDIEMLKNIPNSIAMGNANEDVKKIASKTIGTNNEPSIANFLKTL, encoded by the coding sequence ATGGAAAATAAAAAAATTATATTTTTTGATCTTGATGGCACATTATTAAATAGTGAATCACAAATAATTAAAGAAAATATTTTAGAAATTAATAAAATTAGAAACAAAGGTTTTTTTGTATCAATTGCTACAGGTAGAAGTTTAGGGATGACAATTGATATTGTTAAACAATTATCTATTAATGTTCCAGTTGTTTTAGCAAATGGTAATTTCATATATAATCCAATAAGCAATAATACAACTATTTTATCTAAACCGCTTCATAAAAAAGTTAAAAAATTTTATTTAAAATATGTTGTTAAAAATAAAGGATCGTTTGCTTGGTTTACTAAAGAAAAAGATTATTTTTATTCATCAACTGCAAAAAAACAAAAGGATGAACTTTTAGATTTATCAGACAAGATTGAGAATTTATCACAACTTAGTTTTGGTGAAGTTAAGAAAAAGTTTTTTAAAGATGATGTTTATCATATGTCAATCCAAGAGAAAAACAATTTAGAGGAAACTAGAAAAGTATTTTATAAACTGCAAGAAAAAAATTTATGTAAAATCACAATTGCTTCAGGGTCATTTATCGATGCTGATGATTTATCTGTTAATAAATTTGCAGGATTAAAAAAAGTTCTTGATGATCTAAAAATAACTGATCTTAATAATGTATATTGCTTTGGCGATTCAAATAATGATATTGAAATGTTAAAAAACATTCCAAACTCTATAGCAATGGGTAATGCAAATGAAGATGTTAAAAAAATAGCTTCTAAAACAATTGGTACTAACAATGAACCATCTATTGCAAATTTTTTAAAAACTCTTTAA
- a CDS encoding peptide chain release factor N(5)-glutamine methyltransferase — protein MTFKELVDKFYKEDNNYHNLTVYEIIYYLSKKVKNKTDLITNDSSLIDFDVKYFLNIYNKVFYKNIPIEYITNKFTFLNEEYFICKGVFIPRPETEFLVSTIIEKNILDNKNNILDLCSGSGVIANSLAIKYNDKYICGVEKKIIPFNVSKYNAKIKKLKTNFVRKDIFKLGNNFVSNFDAIVCNPPYVSNDFSISKWVKKEPRNALFAKDEGLYFYKKIINDYYHSLKKNTILIFEIGYDQKEKLEEFLNSQNITSFYFIKDLNKIDRILIINKEN, from the coding sequence ATGACTTTCAAAGAATTAGTTGATAAATTTTATAAAGAAGATAATAATTATCATAATTTAACAGTTTATGAAATTATTTACTATCTTTCTAAAAAAGTTAAAAACAAAACAGATCTAATTACTAATGACTCATCTCTAATTGATTTTGACGTTAAGTACTTTTTGAACATATATAATAAAGTTTTTTATAAAAATATTCCAATTGAATATATTACAAATAAGTTTACATTTTTGAATGAAGAATACTTTATTTGTAAAGGAGTTTTCATTCCAAGACCAGAAACTGAATTTTTAGTTAGCACTATAATTGAAAAAAATATTTTAGATAATAAAAACAATATTTTAGATTTATGTTCTGGTAGTGGGGTAATAGCAAATAGTTTAGCCATAAAATATAATGATAAATATATTTGTGGTGTTGAAAAGAAAATTATTCCTTTTAATGTCTCAAAATATAATGCAAAGATAAAAAAATTAAAAACTAATTTTGTAAGAAAAGACATTTTTAAATTAGGCAATAATTTTGTCTCTAATTTTGATGCTATAGTTTGTAACCCTCCATATGTTAGTAATGATTTTAGCATTAGTAAATGGGTTAAAAAAGAACCAAGAAATGCTTTGTTTGCAAAAGATGAAGGTTTGTATTTTTATAAAAAAATAATAAATGATTATTATCATTCTCTTAAAAAAAATACTATTTTAATATTTGAAATAGGTTATGATCAAAAAGAAAAATTAGAAGAATTTTTAAATAGTCAAAATATAACTAGTTTTTATTTTATAAAAGACCTAAACAAAATTGATAGAATATTAATAATTAATAAAGAGAATTAA
- the prfA gene encoding peptide chain release factor 1, with protein sequence MNFNNKIYESLKKIKEKYDQLNDELLNVGNNINRLKEINKSLKDNKPIVDGFIKYEKLINDIESAEKIINNEKDKEIIELAQMELEEKKPLLEPLENELKRLLLPKDPNDDKNVIVEMRPAAGGDESSIFVGDLFNAYKRYADSLGWKIQTLEVVPTPHGYNFISFMVSGEDVYSKMKFESGVHRVQRVPETEAKGRVHTSTVTVAVLPEVEDVEIVIKESDLRIDTYRASGAGGQHVNRTESAVRLTHIPTGVVVACQEGKSQIENRATAMKMLKSKLWELAEREKNESLSSLRKGQVGTGERAEKIRTYNYPQNRVTDHRINLTLNKLDSIMMGQLDEIIDSLIANDEAIKMSQSDL encoded by the coding sequence ATGAATTTTAATAACAAAATATATGAGTCTTTAAAGAAAATAAAAGAAAAATATGATCAATTAAATGATGAATTATTAAATGTTGGAAATAACATTAATAGATTAAAAGAAATTAATAAATCTTTAAAAGATAATAAACCAATAGTTGATGGTTTTATAAAATATGAAAAACTTATAAACGATATAGAATCAGCTGAAAAAATTATTAATAATGAAAAAGACAAGGAAATAATTGAACTTGCTCAGATGGAACTTGAAGAAAAAAAACCATTATTAGAACCTTTAGAAAACGAATTAAAAAGATTATTGCTTCCAAAAGATCCCAATGATGATAAGAATGTTATTGTGGAAATGAGACCAGCAGCAGGAGGGGATGAATCATCAATCTTTGTTGGTGATTTGTTTAATGCTTATAAAAGATATGCAGATTCACTTGGATGGAAAATACAAACTCTTGAAGTTGTTCCAACACCACATGGTTACAATTTTATTTCTTTTATGGTTTCTGGAGAAGATGTTTATTCGAAAATGAAATTTGAATCTGGTGTTCATAGAGTTCAAAGAGTTCCAGAAACAGAAGCAAAAGGAAGGGTTCATACATCAACAGTTACAGTGGCAGTATTACCAGAAGTTGAAGATGTTGAAATAGTGATAAAAGAAAGTGATTTAAGAATTGATACATATAGAGCAAGTGGTGCTGGTGGACAACATGTTAATAGAACAGAATCAGCAGTTAGATTAACTCACATTCCAACAGGTGTTGTTGTTGCATGTCAAGAAGGTAAATCTCAAATTGAAAATAGAGCTACAGCAATGAAGATGCTTAAATCTAAACTATGAGAATTAGCTGAAAGAGAAAAAAACGAAAGTCTTTCATCTTTGAGAAAAGGACAAGTTGGTACAGGTGAAAGAGCTGAAAAAATTAGAACTTACAACTATCCTCAAAATAGAGTTACAGATCATAGAATTAATTTAACACTTAATAAATTAGATTCTATAATGATGGGTCAATTAGATGAAATTATAGATTCATTAATAGCAAATGATGAAGCTATTAAAATGTCTCAATCAGATTTATAA
- the pepF gene encoding oligoendopeptidase F — protein MILDKKYDWDLESLLAGEDLETLYSKWQNQKKHLLKLYPNFYTSLENFINWKNENLKFEKISNRLVNYISNNLNEDVVNEKWNFWSQKLSNEWNEFSIATSDSSNILLKNKKTILQYLKNDELKEYRRDYDIFFKKQKHVLSLKEEKILSSYSLIEDGYEDVFTTFVDGTIKFDSVKNKNNKEIKINSISDVTFYLKSNDRVLRKNTWYSFNEAYYKNRNLLSTLLYYNYLTLNNSCKIRNYVDYVDATCQDDEITVDLILSIYKNVENYKDLYKKFYTARDNALKKIFKLDKVEPWDKSLDLSTKQSVYSIDDAKKIAIDALSVYGQEYVDTVNKAFEEKWISWLPKENKHSGAYSIGGTLGLDKYFISMNFDKTLSSIYTLVHELGHSMHSYYFGKKQTVHCGCEIFYAEIASITNEVLLSLYLLQKEKDDKAKIKILDELITGFFATTTRQIIFSNFEYEMVQRIKNKLPITYKEIENVYVDMNVKYTGADPKKLTSKKYVQSLSTILRISHFYVGNFYVYKYAVGQIPALISGYKIFNNDKNFINKYFSFLESGNSISPIDTIKLLGIDLYSDDPFKECQKILEELIKQYISLVKKVYK, from the coding sequence ATGATTTTAGACAAAAAATATGATTGAGATTTAGAAAGTTTATTAGCGGGTGAGGATTTAGAAACGCTATATTCAAAATGACAAAACCAAAAGAAGCATTTATTGAAACTATATCCAAATTTTTATACTAGTTTAGAGAATTTTATAAATTGAAAAAATGAAAATTTAAAATTTGAAAAAATATCTAATAGGTTAGTAAATTATATTAGTAATAATTTAAATGAAGATGTAGTTAATGAAAAATGAAATTTTTGAAGTCAAAAACTTAGCAATGAATGAAATGAATTTTCTATAGCAACATCAGATAGTTCAAACATTTTACTAAAAAATAAAAAAACAATTTTGCAATATTTAAAAAATGATGAATTAAAAGAATATAGAAGAGATTATGATATCTTTTTCAAAAAACAAAAACATGTTTTAAGTTTAAAAGAAGAAAAAATACTTTCATCATATTCACTAATTGAAGATGGTTATGAAGATGTATTCACAACTTTTGTTGATGGAACTATTAAATTTGATAGTGTAAAAAACAAAAATAATAAAGAAATAAAAATTAATAGCATAAGCGATGTAACATTTTATTTGAAATCAAATGATAGAGTTTTAAGAAAAAATACATGATACTCATTTAATGAAGCATATTATAAAAATAGAAATTTATTATCAACGCTTTTATACTACAATTATTTAACTTTAAACAATAGTTGTAAAATAAGAAACTATGTTGATTATGTTGATGCTACATGTCAAGATGACGAAATTACTGTAGATCTTATTTTATCAATTTATAAAAATGTTGAAAATTATAAAGACCTTTATAAAAAGTTTTATACAGCAAGAGACAATGCTTTAAAGAAAATATTTAAATTAGATAAAGTTGAACCATGAGATAAATCATTAGACCTTTCAACTAAACAATCAGTATATTCTATTGATGATGCTAAAAAAATTGCTATTGATGCTTTGAGTGTTTATGGTCAAGAATATGTTGACACAGTTAATAAAGCTTTTGAAGAAAAATGAATTTCATGATTGCCAAAAGAAAACAAACATAGTGGTGCTTATTCTATTGGTGGCACTTTAGGTTTAGATAAATATTTTATTTCAATGAATTTTGATAAAACATTATCATCTATCTATACTTTAGTTCATGAACTTGGACACTCTATGCATTCTTATTATTTTGGAAAAAAACAAACTGTTCATTGTGGATGCGAAATTTTTTATGCTGAAATTGCCTCTATTACTAATGAAGTTCTATTAAGTTTATATTTACTTCAAAAAGAAAAAGATGATAAAGCAAAAATAAAAATACTTGATGAATTAATAACAGGTTTTTTTGCAACTACTACAAGACAAATCATATTTAGTAATTTTGAATATGAAATGGTTCAAAGAATTAAAAATAAATTACCTATTACATATAAAGAAATAGAAAATGTTTATGTTGATATGAATGTTAAATATACTGGTGCTGATCCAAAGAAATTAACTTCAAAAAAATATGTTCAATCACTAAGTACAATATTAAGAATTAGTCATTTTTATGTTGGAAATTTTTATGTTTATAAATATGCTGTTGGACAAATACCAGCACTAATTTCTGGATATAAAATATTTAATAATGATAAAAACTTTATTAATAAATACTTTTCTTTTTTAGAATCAGGAAATAGTATATCACCAATTGATACAATAAAATTATTAGGAATTGATTTGTATAGTGATGACCCTTTTAAAGAATGTCAAAAAATTCTTGAAGAATTAATTAAACAATATATTTCGCTTGTGAAAAAAGTTTATAAATAA
- a CDS encoding TIGR00282 family metallophosphoesterase, with product MNILFIGDIFGEAGKKAVKAELEKIKIKYKIDFTIANAENTTLARGLNWNDYNELKSYGIDFFTMGNHTWHKEEILEILSSQKNIIRPANIIDSEEISKYGVGTKLVNVKNKKIRITNLLGSTVHFKERQTNPFINMNEILNKKDWDIHIVDFHSETTSEKNAFFLNFKNRVSAIFGTHTHVQTNDHKIYDNTAYITDVGMTGPMYGVIGAKPDTIITMFKGESDRFRLEEQKGLYQFCAVVLTIDDKTNKPIKLKNLIIYEK from the coding sequence ATGAATATCTTATTTATTGGAGATATTTTTGGAGAAGCTGGAAAAAAAGCTGTAAAAGCAGAACTTGAAAAAATTAAGATAAAATACAAAATTGATTTCACAATTGCAAATGCTGAAAATACAACATTAGCAAGAGGTTTAAATTGAAATGACTATAATGAATTAAAAAGTTATGGGATTGATTTTTTTACAATGGGAAATCATACATGACATAAAGAAGAAATACTTGAAATTTTAAGTTCTCAAAAAAACATAATTCGTCCAGCTAATATAATTGATTCAGAAGAAATTAGCAAATATGGAGTTGGTACTAAATTAGTTAATGTTAAAAATAAAAAAATTAGAATTACCAATTTACTTGGATCAACAGTTCACTTTAAAGAAAGGCAAACAAATCCTTTCATTAACATGAATGAAATTTTAAATAAAAAAGATTGAGATATACATATAGTAGATTTTCATTCAGAAACAACAAGTGAAAAAAATGCATTTTTTTTAAATTTTAAAAATAGAGTTTCAGCTATTTTTGGCACCCATACACATGTTCAAACAAATGATCATAAAATTTATGATAATACAGCATATATTACAGATGTTGGTATGACTGGTCCAATGTATGGTGTTATTGGGGCTAAACCAGATACTATTATAACAATGTTTAAAGGTGAATCTGATAGATTTAGGCTTGAAGAACAAAAAGGTTTATATCAGTTTTGTGCAGTTGTTTTAACAATAGATGACAAAACAAATAAACCCATAAAATTAAAAAACTTAATAATTTATGAAAAATAA
- a CDS encoding IS30 family transposase, whose translation MKTYKHLTKEERCLIYFLWNKEKYSMNKIAKILNKNKSTISRELKRNTSSTGIYYSSTAHKKYIRRKSNCHMFFMLKYKNFTDLFIQKFNPKSHGVEATIFWIKENYPLVKVPSARQVFRWINSKIWKIQRRDCLRRKYVKGKRRKIGIFSKIDGKYCIPYSLRPEKINNRKEFGHWEADLIVSKRQSGYYHLLTLVERKTRLAIIRKIKGKNARSMMAKMYTIIRDEKLPIKSITVDNGLEFQMMGITAKQFNFKVYYCQPYSSFQRGSNENINGIVRRWYKKGTDFSLVSEDKIKTLEWKVNNIPRKMFGYKTAYQMYQENI comes from the coding sequence ATGAAAACTTATAAACATTTAACAAAAGAAGAAAGATGCTTAATTTATTTTCTTTGAAATAAAGAAAAATATTCTATGAATAAGATTGCAAAAATCTTAAATAAAAACAAATCAACAATATCAAGAGAATTAAAAAGAAACACATCTTCAACAGGGATTTATTATTCATCAACTGCTCACAAAAAATACATTAGAAGAAAATCAAATTGTCATATGTTTTTTATGTTGAAGTACAAAAACTTCACAGATCTTTTTATTCAAAAATTTAATCCTAAATCTCATGGTGTAGAAGCTACAATTTTTTGAATAAAAGAAAACTATCCGTTAGTTAAAGTTCCAAGTGCTAGGCAAGTATTTAGATGAATCAATAGCAAGATTTGAAAGATACAAAGAAGAGATTGTTTAAGAAGAAAATATGTTAAAGGAAAAAGAAGAAAAATAGGTATATTTTCTAAAATTGATGGAAAATACTGCATTCCTTATAGTCTAAGACCAGAAAAGATAAACAATAGAAAAGAATTTGGACATTGAGAAGCTGATCTAATAGTTAGTAAAAGGCAAAGTGGTTATTACCACTTATTGACATTAGTGGAAAGAAAAACAAGGTTGGCAATTATTAGAAAAATAAAAGGGAAGAACGCTAGATCAATGATGGCTAAAATGTATACCATTATTCGAGATGAAAAACTCCCAATAAAAAGCATCACTGTTGATAATGGGTTAGAGTTTCAAATGATGGGAATAACTGCAAAACAATTCAACTTTAAAGTTTATTATTGCCAACCTTATTCTTCATTCCAAAGAGGGTCCAACGAGAACATAAATGGGATAGTTAGAAGATGATATAAAAAAGGAACTGACTTCAGTTTAGTAAGTGAAGATAAAATAAAAACTCTTGAATGAAAAGTAAACAACATCCCAAGAAAAATGTTTGGTTATAAAACAGCTTACCAAATGTATCAAGAAAATATTTAA